The Bacteroidota bacterium DNA window AAGTAATTCGGCGCCTGGGGCTGCAGGGGCTGCCAGGCTACGTCCTGTAGCGTGTGGGTGCTCAGGGCCTCGTACTTGGCCGGGCGGCGGCCATACAGCTGGGCATGCTGCACCCGGGCCGGGGTGCCGGCTTTTTTCTTGCCGGTTTTTACAAACAGGCTGATGCATACGCCCTGCTGGATGTCGAACACATTGTCGTCTTTGCTGCCATCGGGGGCGGTTTCTTTTTTCTTGCTATTGCCGTGCAGGTCTAGTATATACAGGCTATCGTAGGCCTGCAGCAGGCTGTAGCGCATGCCGCGAAAGGTGGGGTTATCCAGGTAGCCATGCGGGCAGATGTAGGCCAGTATGCCGCTGCCGTTTTTCTCTACATAGTACTGCCCGTAGCGGATAAACTTTACATAGTCGTCGTTTATCCACTTGCTGTTTCGTTCCTGCAGTTTCTGGCTGGTGCCGGGCTCCTTTTTGTAGTCCAGCATCAGCTGCTCCATCCAGGGGCCCTTGTTGGCACTTTCGCCGCTGTAGGGTGGGTTTCCCAGCACGCACATCACGGGGGTGTCGCGTTTTATTCGGTTTGCCTGGTTGGCCTCCTCGCTCAGCCAGCTGGCAAACAGGGTTCCGGTGTCGGGGTGGCTTTCCTCCAGGCTGTTGGTCAGGTACACGCGCAGGCGCTGGCCGGGGGGTGCCTGTGGGGTGGGGGTGTAGCCGGTGTGGGTGAGCAGCAGGTCTAGCTGCAGGTGTGCCATGGCATAGCTGGCCATCAGCAGTTCAAATCCGTTTAGCCTGGGCAGCAGGTGCTGCTCCACATAGGCGGGCCACATGCCCTGGCGGGTGGCAAAGCTGCGGTGTATGTGGTGCACCACCTGTGCCAGGAAGGTGCCGGTGCCGGTGGCGGGGTCTAGCAGCTGCACGCGGTGCACCTCCTGGGGTGCAGCTTTGGCCGGCTGGCCGGGCAGGGTGGGCTGTATGCGCACCCGGCTGGTATCGGCCAGGCCCTGTGGCAGGGCAAACTCGGTTTTCAGCAGCTCATCTACCGCGCGTACTATAAACTGCACCACGGGCTGGGGGGTGTACCACACGCCGCGTGCGCGGCGCAGGGCGGGGTCGTAGGCAGCCAGGAAGGTTTCGTAGAAGTGGATGATGGGGTCTTCGGTACGGGTAGCCTTTCCGTAGTGCTGCATCAGTTCGGCCACATTGCAGTGCAGGAAGATATCTACCAGGCTATCCACCACCCAGCGTATTCGGTCGTCCAGCTCGGGCCCGGCTATGTAGCCGAATAGCTTGCGGAGGAAGGGGTTGGACTTGGGTATCAGCTCGGCCGCCTCCTGGCGGCTGAAGGTGGGCAGGGTGGGGTCGTGCAGGCGTGCGGCAAAGAGGCCGTAGGCCAGGGTCTGTGCATACACATCGGCAAAGGCGGCGGGGGTAATGTCGTGTATCAAGATCTGCCGAAAGGCGGCGAGCTGGTCTTTCAGGCTGCTGTCTTCGTGTCGCTCCTCGTCGCTGCCCACGGCACGGCCTATTATGTCGGCCAGCAGGCGGGCCTTGGCGGCCATCAGCTGTGCCAGCTGCTGGCTGCTGGTCAGGGTCTGGTCTACCTGGGTGGCAAAGTCCTGCAGCATGGCCGTCAGGGCCGGGTAGTTTTCGGGCAGGGGCTTTATGCGCTTCCCGTCGGCCTCGCCTATGGCTATGGCCTGCAGCAGCTGGCCATCGCGGTAGCGGTAGAAGCGCAGATAGTCGGTAAAGATGAGGTTGCCCAGCGAGGCCCGGTACCGGTCAAACTGCTCTTTGTTTCCGGTTTTCTTTTTGCCCTCCAGGTCCTTGTCGCCTATGTCTTTGGCCTCTACGAAGCCTATGGGTATTTCGCCCCGCATCAGGATGTAGTCGGGCGCCCCGCATGCCTGTCGTTTTGGCTCGTTGGTGGCGCGTATGCCGGGCAGCAGGGCCTCTAGCAGCCGCTGCAGGTCTCCGCGAAAGGTGTGCTCGGTGGCATTGCCCAGGCGGTAGCGGGCATCCAGTTCGTTCATGTATTGCGGTACAGTCATGTCGGTTTCGGGTTGGGCTGTGTGTCTCGCGCGTTCGGTTAGCCCGCTTGGTTGGTCTGTTTGGGCTGGCAATATACACAGGGGCGCAGGTATGGGCGTGCCTCGGCCGGCCTTTGTGCCCGTGCCCGTGCCGGGTGGGGCGGGGCTGCGCACCCTGCGCTGGGGGGCGTATACCGGGTTTGTTGTCTGGAGAGCAAATTCTGGGTGAAGCTATACTTCCTGCCTTGTGTTTGGTAAGAAAGGGGAGCACGGGGCTTAGTATATAAGCTGTGTATCTTTGTGGCTACTAGCCCCAGCTAGCCAACATCCAGTAGAATACGCATGTTAAAGACCTTTGCCGAAACGGTAGACTACCTGTACACCCTCCTCCCCGCTTACCAGCACCAGGGGGGGCAGCTAAAGCTGAGCCTGGAACCTGCCGAGCGGCTACTGAAGCACCTGGGAAACCCGCACCGCAAGTTCAGGAGCGTGCATGTGGGCGGCACCAATGGCAAGGGCAGCGTAACCGCCATGCTGTCGGCGGTGCTGCAGCAGGCGGGCTATCGGGTGGGGCTGTTTACCAGCCCGCACCTGTTCAGCTTTGCCGAGCGCCTGCGCCTGAACGGGCAGCCCGCGCCCGCAGACTGGATTGTAGACTGGGTGAACCGGCACCGCCCGTATATAGAGGCAGAGATGCCCAGCTTCTTCGAGCTCACCTTTGGCATGGCCTGCGACTACTATGCGCAGCAGCAGGTGGATATTGCCATCATGGAGGTGGGCATGGGGGGGCGGCTAGACAGTACCAACGTGCTGCAGCCGATCCTGAGCGTGATAACGAACGTAAGCTGGGACCATGCCGAGTTTCTGGGCGATACGCTACCCAAGATAGCCGCCGAAAAGGCGGGAATCATTAAACCCGGGGTACCCTGCATACTGGGCGAATACCAGCCCGAGGTGTTCGACGTATTTGTGCAGCAGGCCGAAAAGGTTCAGACGCAGGTATTCCCCGCCTGGTATGGCTACACCTGCGAGGCGGGCGAGTGGGAGGGCCTGCTGCGCTGGTACAGCCTTACCCACCAGGTGCTGCTGGAGAGCCTGGACCTGGCCTGCGACCTGGGGGGAGACTACCAGGCCCACAACCTGCCGCCCGTGATGATGGCGCTGGATATGCTGGCCGAGCGCGGATACCCCACCACCGAGGCCCACATCCTGGCGGGGCTGCAGCAGGTGCGGCAGCTGAGTGGCCTGCGTGGCCGTTTCGACATACTGGCTGCCGAGCCACTCACCATAGCCGATGTGGCCCACAATGAGGCGGGCCTGCGCAGCCTGCTGGCCCAGGTGCTGTCTTTCGAGCCTGTGCAGCTGCACATTGTGCTAGGCATGGTGCGCGAGAAGGACCGCAGCAAGATACTGCCCCTGCTGCCCCCCGGGGCACGCTACTACTACTGTAGCCCCGCCCTGCCCCGCGCCCTGCCCGCCCCTGTGCTACAGCAGGAGGCCGCCGCCCAGGGCCTGCAGGGCCAGGCCCATGCCAGTGTGCAGGCCGCCCGGGCCGCCGCCCGGGCCGCCGCCCAGGCCGAAGACCTGATCCTGATATGCGGCAGTGTGTTTACCGTGGCCGAAGCGCTGGCCTAGCCCGCTCGCGCCCCGCTCTAGCTAACGGAAAGCCCCCTGCAGTAGGCCTCCTCAAATAGGGAGATGCCCGATACATCGGTGTGGACCAGGTGCAGGCCACCGCCCTGGTCTTCCTGTAGCCGTGCCCGCTCGGTACCCCACAGGTAGCCCGGCCTGGGGCCCACCATGCCATGGCCCCACAGCCAGCAGTCCAGGCTGTGCAGCTGGCTGCGCAGCGCCGGGTGCGGGCCTGCCAGGTCGGCTAGCACCTCCTGCACCCACTGGGCGTGGCTGCGCCGCTGTGCCCAGCGGCGTGCCTCGGCGGGCGGCATGTGCGTAAGCGGGCGGTAGTAGGTAAGGGTGAGGGGCCCCGGGTGGCCACGCAGCTGCTGGTGGTTGGCCACCACATAGCCCAGCCCCTGGCCGCCATAGTTCACATTGTCCCAGCTGAGGGGCTGGCCATAGCCAGGCAGCGGGTTTATCTCCGGCCTCAGGTGCAGCTGGGCCACCAGCCAGGGGGTGTGCAGTAGCTCGGGCAGCTCGGGCGGATCGGCATACACATAGGGCAGGGTGTGCAGCGGGCTGGCATAGTACAGCTGCTGGCAGTGGTAGCCCTCG harbors:
- a CDS encoding N-6 DNA methylase; this translates as MTVPQYMNELDARYRLGNATEHTFRGDLQRLLEALLPGIRATNEPKRQACGAPDYILMRGEIPIGFVEAKDIGDKDLEGKKKTGNKEQFDRYRASLGNLIFTDYLRFYRYRDGQLLQAIAIGEADGKRIKPLPENYPALTAMLQDFATQVDQTLTSSQQLAQLMAAKARLLADIIGRAVGSDEERHEDSSLKDQLAAFRQILIHDITPAAFADVYAQTLAYGLFAARLHDPTLPTFSRQEAAELIPKSNPFLRKLFGYIAGPELDDRIRWVVDSLVDIFLHCNVAELMQHYGKATRTEDPIIHFYETFLAAYDPALRRARGVWYTPQPVVQFIVRAVDELLKTEFALPQGLADTSRVRIQPTLPGQPAKAAPQEVHRVQLLDPATGTGTFLAQVVHHIHRSFATRQGMWPAYVEQHLLPRLNGFELLMASYAMAHLQLDLLLTHTGYTPTPQAPPGQRLRVYLTNSLEESHPDTGTLFASWLSEEANQANRIKRDTPVMCVLGNPPYSGESANKGPWMEQLMLDYKKEPGTSQKLQERNSKWINDDYVKFIRYGQYYVEKNGSGILAYICPHGYLDNPTFRGMRYSLLQAYDSLYILDLHGNSKKKETAPDGSKDDNVFDIQQGVCISLFVKTGKKKAGTPARVQHAQLYGRRPAKYEALSTHTLQDVAWQPLQPQAPNY
- a CDS encoding bifunctional folylpolyglutamate synthase/dihydrofolate synthase; translation: MLKTFAETVDYLYTLLPAYQHQGGQLKLSLEPAERLLKHLGNPHRKFRSVHVGGTNGKGSVTAMLSAVLQQAGYRVGLFTSPHLFSFAERLRLNGQPAPADWIVDWVNRHRPYIEAEMPSFFELTFGMACDYYAQQQVDIAIMEVGMGGRLDSTNVLQPILSVITNVSWDHAEFLGDTLPKIAAEKAGIIKPGVPCILGEYQPEVFDVFVQQAEKVQTQVFPAWYGYTCEAGEWEGLLRWYSLTHQVLLESLDLACDLGGDYQAHNLPPVMMALDMLAERGYPTTEAHILAGLQQVRQLSGLRGRFDILAAEPLTIADVAHNEAGLRSLLAQVLSFEPVQLHIVLGMVREKDRSKILPLLPPGARYYYCSPALPRALPAPVLQQEAAAQGLQGQAHASVQAARAAARAAAQAEDLILICGSVFTVAEALA